In one window of Streptomyces roseofulvus DNA:
- a CDS encoding IS5 family transposase (programmed frameshift), translating to MTDLVERLVPDELWVLFQRVVPPTEVIRPQGGGRRRAGDREALAAIIFVATSGCTWRQLPPVFGPAWPTVYRRFAQWSRERVWARLYRVILDELGARGELDWSRCAIDSVSLRAAKGGHLTGPNPTDRGKLGSKIHLICDRNGLPLSLGISGANMHDSQGLEPLVRGIPPIRSRRGPRRRRPAKLHADKGYDYDHLRRWLRKRGIRHRIARKGIESSQRLGRHRWVVERTVSWLAGCRRLHRRYERKAEHFLAFVGIAATLIGYRRLAALLTA from the exons ATGACGGATCTGGTTGAGCGGCTGGTACCGGACGAGTTGTGGGTGCTGTTTCAGCGGGTGGTGCCACCGACTGAGGTGATACGTCCGCAGGGCGGTGGCCGGCGTCGGGCGGGTGACCGTGAAGCCCTGGCGGCAATCATCTTCGTGGCGACCTCAGGCTGCACATGGCGGCAGCTGCCGCCGGTGTTCGGTCCCGCCTGGCCCACCGTCTACCGCCGGTTCGCCCAGTGGAGCCGGGAGCGGGTCTGGGCCCGGCTCTACCGCGTGATCCTCGACGAACTCGGAGCGCGGGGCGAACTGGACTGGTCACGGTGCGCGATCGACTCCGTCAGTCTGCGGGCCGCAAAAGGGGGCCACT TGACCGGACCGAATCCGACCGACCGCGGCAAACTGGGATCGAAAATCCACCTGATCTGCGATCGCAACGGACTGCCGCTGTCCCTGGGCATCTCGGGTGCGAACATGCATGACAGCCAGGGCCTGGAGCCGCTCGTGCGCGGTATCCCGCCCATCCGGTCCCGGCGCGGGCCCCGGCGTCGGAGGCCGGCGAAGCTGCACGCGGACAAGGGCTACGACTACGACCACCTGCGCCGATGGCTCCGCAAGCGGGGTATCCGCCACCGCATCGCCCGCAAGGGCATCGAGTCCTCGCAGCGGCTGGGCCGGCATCGCTGGGTGGTCGAGAGAACCGTGTCCTGGCTGGCGGGCTGCCGGCGCCTCCACCGGCGGTACGAACGCAAGGCCGAACACTTCCTCGCCTTCGTCGGCATAGCCGCGACCCTGATCGGCTACCGCCGATTGGCGGCCCTGCTCACGGCCTGA
- a CDS encoding IS5 family transposase (programmed frameshift): MLVGPFVGKRNSRPWIVSDELWLLIEPLLPVPAPKLVAGRPRVPDRKALCGILFVLHTGIQWEYLPQELGFGSGMTCWRRLAAWNEAGVWDRLHVVLLTKLRSAKQLDWSRAVIDSSHVRAARRGPKSGPSPVDRARPGSKHHVLVDGQGIPLAVSLTGGNRNDVTQLMPLLARIPSVAGLVGRPRRRPDTLLADRGYDHDKYRRLVWAQGVKPVIARRGVPHGSGLGVHRWVVERTIAWLHGFRRLRIRWERRDDIHEAFLGLATCLITHRHVQRLC, encoded by the exons ATGCTCGTTGGTCCGTTCGTGGGGAAGAGGAACTCTCGGCCGTGGATCGTTTCGGACGAACTGTGGCTGCTGATCGAGCCGTTGCTGCCAGTCCCGGCGCCGAAGCTGGTGGCGGGGCGCCCGCGGGTTCCTGACCGGAAGGCTCTGTGCGGGATCCTCTTCGTGCTTCACACGGGGATCCAGTGGGAGTACTTGCCCCAGGAGCTCGGCTTCGGCTCCGGCATGACGTGTTGGCGGCGGCTTGCCGCATGGAACGAGGCGGGTGTGTGGGACCGGCTCCATGTCGTTCTGCTGACGAAGTTGCGGTCGGCGAAGCAGCTCGACTGGTCCCGGGCGGTGATCGACTCCAGTCATGTCAGGGCCGCTCGGCGCGGCC CCAAAAGCGGACCCAGCCCGGTCGACCGCGCACGTCCGGGCAGCAAGCATCACGTCCTCGTCGACGGACAGGGCATCCCGCTCGCCGTGTCGCTGACCGGCGGCAACCGCAACGACGTGACGCAGTTGATGCCCCTGCTCGCGAGGATCCCGTCCGTCGCCGGCCTGGTCGGACGGCCGCGACGACGACCGGACACACTGCTGGCCGACCGCGGCTACGACCACGACAAATACCGCCGCCTCGTCTGGGCCCAGGGCGTCAAACCGGTGATCGCCCGACGCGGTGTCCCACACGGCTCGGGCCTCGGCGTCCACCGCTGGGTCGTTGAACGCACCATCGCCTGGCTCCACGGATTCCGCCGCCTGCGCATCCGATGGGAACGACGCGACGACATCCACGAAGCCTTCCTCGGCCTCGCCACCTGTCTCATCACCCACCGACACGTCCAACGCCTTTGTTAG
- a CDS encoding ATP-binding protein codes for MSHRRASATPLFTPHGIDRAQRRALRKQTARAEARARTAAGTGPDQQSGEAAFPAPFYPPTGRPGPASARGNRLKLPAHRMTTAVASAAYPFLAEGGLGADGIYIGKDLHAEGSFTFDPFSLYGRVEGFTNPNVLLAGVIGQGKSALAKSLALRSIAFGYRVYVPCDPKGEWSDVARALGGESIALGPGLPGRLNPLDAAPRPSSVPQTEWAGEVRTRRLLLLASLARTVLGRDLLPMEHTALDIALDSAVARAAASSREPLLGDVAHALADGPGLELAGGRLSGRLGDAARDLAHAMRRLVFGDLAGMFDAPSTTVFDPYRPMLTVDLSRLGGSDDTALVLAMTCASAWMEAALTDPSGGRRWVVYDEAWRVLRHPALLMRMQGQWKLSRGLGIANLMVIHRLSDLLSAGDAGSQSRALAEGLLADCSTRVIYRQETDQLAAASSLLGLTSVEAGALSHLSRGRGLWKVAGRSFVVQHQLHAAELDLFDTDSRMH; via the coding sequence TTGTCCCACCGCCGCGCCAGCGCCACTCCCCTGTTCACCCCGCATGGCATCGACCGCGCCCAGCGCCGGGCTCTGCGCAAGCAGACCGCCCGCGCAGAAGCCCGGGCCCGCACCGCCGCCGGCACCGGACCCGACCAGCAGTCCGGGGAAGCAGCCTTCCCCGCGCCGTTCTACCCACCCACCGGACGTCCCGGTCCCGCCTCCGCCCGCGGCAACCGCCTCAAGCTCCCCGCCCACCGCATGACCACCGCCGTCGCCAGCGCCGCCTACCCCTTCCTCGCCGAAGGCGGCCTGGGCGCCGACGGCATCTACATCGGCAAGGACCTCCACGCCGAAGGCAGCTTCACCTTCGACCCGTTCTCCCTGTACGGGCGCGTCGAGGGCTTCACCAACCCCAACGTGCTGCTCGCCGGGGTGATCGGCCAGGGCAAGTCCGCCCTGGCCAAGAGCCTGGCCCTGCGCAGCATCGCCTTCGGCTACCGCGTCTACGTCCCGTGTGACCCCAAGGGCGAATGGTCGGACGTCGCCCGGGCCTTGGGCGGCGAGTCCATCGCGCTCGGCCCGGGCCTGCCCGGCCGCCTCAACCCCCTCGACGCCGCACCCCGGCCCTCCTCGGTCCCACAGACCGAATGGGCGGGAGAGGTCCGCACTCGCCGTCTGCTCCTGCTTGCTTCCCTGGCCCGCACCGTCCTGGGCCGCGATCTGCTGCCCATGGAGCACACGGCCCTCGACATCGCGCTCGACAGCGCCGTCGCCCGGGCCGCCGCCTCCAGCCGCGAGCCTCTCCTCGGCGACGTCGCCCACGCCCTGGCCGACGGTCCCGGCCTCGAACTGGCCGGCGGCCGGCTCTCCGGACGCCTCGGAGATGCCGCCCGCGACCTCGCCCACGCCATGCGCCGCCTGGTCTTCGGCGACCTGGCGGGCATGTTCGACGCCCCGTCGACCACGGTCTTCGACCCCTACCGGCCGATGCTCACCGTCGACCTCTCCCGCCTCGGCGGCAGCGACGACACCGCGCTCGTCCTCGCCATGACCTGCGCCTCCGCGTGGATGGAAGCCGCCCTCACCGACCCCAGCGGCGGACGGCGCTGGGTGGTCTACGACGAGGCGTGGCGCGTGCTGCGCCACCCTGCCCTCCTCATGCGCATGCAGGGTCAGTGGAAGCTCTCCCGCGGCCTGGGCATCGCGAACCTGATGGTGATCCACCGCCTGTCCGACCTGCTCTCCGCCGGCGACGCCGGCAGCCAGAGCCGTGCCCTGGCCGAGGGCCTGCTCGCCGACTGCAGCACGCGCGTGATCTACCGGCAGGAGACCGACCAGCTCGCCGCCGCCTCCAGCCTCCTCGGCCTGACCTCCGTAGAAGCCGGAGCCCTGTCCCACCTCAGCCGGGGCCGCGGCCTCTGGAAGGTCGCCGGACGCAGTTTCGTCGTCCAACATCAGCTGCATGCAGCCGAATTGGACCTTTTCGACACCGATTCCCGTATGCATTGA
- a CDS encoding DUF6238 family protein translates to MSPDDRRDAFDGDAYPYLRAATAGLRHHTRAQSATGQAQPSDRPQLDALHAHLTALHRLIDQAAEQTRPEHPAAGRHLATAHARVWQAADSVHAAFHLVPAATEDETCQPDRLPEGPPFLTICQRHLAAVHAIRRKTTAADLAS, encoded by the coding sequence ATGTCCCCTGATGACCGCCGCGACGCCTTCGACGGTGACGCGTACCCCTACCTGCGGGCCGCCACCGCCGGGCTGCGCCACCACACCCGCGCCCAGAGCGCGACCGGCCAGGCCCAGCCCAGCGACCGGCCGCAACTTGACGCGCTCCACGCCCACCTCACCGCCCTGCACCGCCTCATCGACCAGGCCGCCGAGCAGACCCGCCCCGAGCACCCGGCAGCCGGGCGTCACCTGGCCACGGCCCACGCCCGGGTGTGGCAGGCCGCCGACTCCGTCCACGCGGCCTTCCACCTGGTCCCTGCGGCCACGGAGGACGAGACGTGCCAGCCCGACCGGCTTCCCGAGGGACCGCCCTTCCTCACCATCTGCCAGCGGCACCTCGCCGCCGTCCACGCGATCCGGCGCAAGACCACCGCCGCCGACCTCGCGTCCTGA
- a CDS encoding SCO6880 family protein — MSSVLTVKFPTRSRRGILLGLTLPQLVLVSSTLAVLLATVVTAGLLGAVVLAPLWLTTAVLVGVRRDGRSLIDWAPLAGRFAHRRRTGQTLWRARPVSRPRVEGLLHLPGTAASLRVATADSGAAAVHDPHTQTLTAVARVSSRAFALLDPATQTANVSAWGRALAGIARTGRISTVQVLERTVPNSGDSLTRHWTEHGNPHAPIAGQIYTELLASAGPAAAPHEAYLAIALDLKAAKRLISQAGGGLAGAFTVMEQTTSSVAQAARNAGLTVSGWLGPQEIAAVLRTAYDPASTAHLQQWSATGQAEADPAAAGPVAQVEEADRLVTDSARHATFWIENWPRTETSPGFLHSLMFSAGVRRTFSLIYAPQGIDSALRDVQRRKAAIIADASERQRRGQVDSEADSVEYADVKTREKQLISGHADVALTGLLTVSADTDQDLDAACTQIETAAADAQVDLRRLIYQQADAFITAALPLARSTL, encoded by the coding sequence GTGTCCTCCGTTCTCACCGTCAAATTCCCTACCCGGTCGCGTCGCGGCATCCTCCTCGGCCTGACCCTCCCCCAGCTCGTCCTGGTCTCCTCGACCCTCGCCGTGCTGCTGGCCACCGTGGTGACCGCGGGCCTGCTCGGCGCCGTCGTCCTGGCTCCGCTGTGGCTCACCACCGCCGTCCTGGTCGGCGTACGGCGCGACGGCCGCTCCCTGATCGACTGGGCGCCGCTCGCCGGACGCTTCGCCCACCGCCGACGGACCGGCCAGACCCTGTGGCGCGCCCGCCCCGTCTCCCGGCCCCGAGTGGAGGGGCTGCTGCACCTGCCCGGCACCGCCGCATCCCTGCGCGTCGCCACCGCCGACTCCGGGGCCGCCGCCGTCCACGACCCCCACACCCAGACCCTGACCGCCGTCGCCCGCGTCAGCTCCCGCGCCTTCGCACTGCTCGACCCGGCCACCCAGACCGCCAACGTATCCGCGTGGGGCCGGGCTCTCGCCGGCATCGCCCGCACCGGACGCATCTCGACCGTGCAGGTCCTGGAGCGGACCGTGCCGAACTCCGGCGACAGCCTCACCCGGCACTGGACCGAGCACGGCAACCCCCATGCCCCGATCGCCGGCCAGATCTACACCGAGCTCCTCGCTTCGGCCGGACCTGCCGCCGCCCCGCACGAGGCGTACCTCGCCATCGCCCTGGACCTGAAGGCCGCCAAGCGCCTGATCAGCCAGGCCGGCGGCGGCCTCGCCGGCGCCTTCACCGTCATGGAGCAGACCACCTCCTCGGTCGCCCAGGCCGCCCGCAACGCGGGCCTCACCGTCTCCGGATGGCTGGGGCCCCAGGAGATCGCCGCCGTGCTGCGCACCGCGTACGACCCGGCGTCCACCGCCCACTTGCAGCAGTGGTCCGCCACCGGCCAGGCAGAGGCCGACCCTGCCGCCGCCGGACCGGTCGCCCAGGTCGAGGAAGCCGACCGGCTGGTCACCGACAGCGCCCGGCACGCCACCTTCTGGATCGAAAACTGGCCGCGGACCGAGACAAGCCCGGGCTTCCTGCACAGCCTGATGTTCAGCGCCGGCGTCCGCCGCACCTTCTCCCTCATCTACGCGCCCCAGGGCATCGACTCCGCTCTGCGGGACGTCCAGCGCCGCAAGGCCGCGATCATCGCGGACGCCTCCGAGCGCCAGCGCCGAGGACAGGTCGACTCCGAAGCCGACAGCGTCGAGTACGCCGACGTGAAGACCCGCGAGAAGCAGCTCATCTCCGGCCACGCCGACGTCGCCCTCACCGGACTGCTCACCGTCTCCGCCGACACCGACCAGGACCTCGACGCCGCCTGCACCCAGATCGAGACGGCCGCCGCCGACGCCCAGGTCGACCTGCGGCGCCTGATCTACCAGCAGGCCGATGCCTTCATCACCGCGGCCCTCCCGCTCGCCCGCAGCACCCTGTAG
- a CDS encoding SCO6881 family protein, with amino-acid sequence MGFCDLPVAGSICDIGDAIEFASDPVGAIGNWMVQSAGDLAAAAADLAAKAIDRTTAIDLGASWFRDNYETTLPIGLIVLVATFCAQLVRAAIKRDGQALVQALTGTASGVLFAFCAITFTTVAIEVVDALSAGLFAAAGTDIASAVRRIVKVSAIGAVAGLGWLVAVIAALASAAGAFLFWCVMMVRKVGILILVTLAVFAGAGGGWEVARRWRRGWIEATATLVVSKLLMTIVFVLGISALGEADSKDGLAALADVAAGMVIMLLVLLCPYMVFKFVHWASEGTDGESIHRAGGAGASVARQHAENAGRKAAAAAATAGTGGAAAGVGAAGGAQAGAGGFPGDIAANPATDTGMQSEGSKGDSESRLQDLLQQTISPQSQGGGTPDGQEGTPPSWSGNWAGSEATPAGQQSGELGSSSAAMPPAHGAASSDSAPAGPPPGP; translated from the coding sequence GTGGGCTTCTGTGACCTGCCCGTCGCCGGTTCGATCTGCGACATCGGCGACGCGATCGAGTTCGCCTCCGATCCCGTCGGCGCGATCGGGAACTGGATGGTGCAGAGCGCCGGTGACCTCGCCGCCGCGGCGGCCGACCTGGCTGCCAAGGCCATCGACCGCACCACCGCCATCGACCTCGGCGCGAGCTGGTTCCGCGACAACTACGAGACGACCTTGCCCATCGGCCTCATCGTGCTGGTCGCCACCTTCTGCGCCCAGCTCGTCAGAGCCGCCATCAAGCGAGACGGCCAAGCCCTCGTCCAGGCCCTCACCGGAACAGCGAGCGGCGTTCTCTTCGCATTCTGTGCGATCACCTTCACCACCGTGGCCATCGAAGTCGTCGACGCGCTGTCCGCCGGACTGTTCGCGGCGGCCGGCACGGACATCGCCTCCGCCGTGCGCCGGATCGTGAAGGTCTCGGCCATCGGTGCCGTCGCCGGACTGGGCTGGCTCGTCGCGGTCATCGCCGCGCTCGCCTCAGCCGCAGGAGCGTTCCTGTTCTGGTGCGTGATGATGGTCCGGAAGGTCGGCATCCTGATCCTCGTCACCTTGGCCGTGTTCGCGGGAGCGGGCGGCGGCTGGGAGGTTGCCCGCCGGTGGCGCCGCGGCTGGATCGAAGCCACCGCCACCCTCGTCGTCTCCAAGCTTCTGATGACGATCGTCTTCGTCCTCGGCATCTCCGCGCTCGGCGAAGCCGACAGCAAGGACGGCCTCGCCGCCCTGGCGGACGTCGCGGCAGGCATGGTGATCATGCTGCTCGTGCTGCTGTGCCCGTACATGGTCTTCAAGTTCGTCCACTGGGCGTCCGAGGGCACCGACGGCGAATCCATCCACCGCGCCGGTGGCGCAGGAGCCTCAGTGGCCCGCCAGCACGCCGAGAACGCCGGCCGTAAGGCAGCAGCCGCAGCGGCGACCGCCGGCACGGGCGGCGCCGCCGCAGGAGTCGGCGCGGCAGGAGGTGCCCAGGCTGGCGCCGGCGGGTTCCCCGGTGACATCGCCGCCAACCCCGCGACCGACACTGGCATGCAGAGCGAAGGCTCCAAGGGCGACTCGGAGAGCCGTCTGCAGGACCTGCTCCAGCAGACGATCTCGCCTCAGTCCCAGGGCGGCGGCACGCCCGACGGCCAGGAGGGCACCCCTCCGAGCTGGAGCGGGAACTGGGCCGGCAGCGAAGCGACTCCCGCGGGACAGCAGAGCGGTGAGCTCGGCAGCAGCTCGGCTGCGATGCCGCCCGCTCACGGGGCCGCGAGCAGCGACTCCGCACCCGCCGGCCCGCCGCCGGGCCCGTAG
- a CDS encoding DUF6112 family protein, with the protein MLAFDPGVSPKGGGLPGLEVLRTVVNSINLFGIVAVVGALAVSLGVWAWGHHTGGHQAEANGKKGAVVAAGAALGLGAANGIVAFFSALGSQVQ; encoded by the coding sequence CTGCTCGCCTTCGACCCCGGCGTTTCCCCGAAGGGCGGCGGTCTGCCGGGCCTCGAAGTCCTGCGCACCGTCGTGAACAGCATCAATTTGTTCGGCATCGTGGCCGTGGTCGGCGCGCTCGCCGTCAGCCTCGGCGTGTGGGCCTGGGGTCACCACACCGGCGGCCACCAGGCCGAGGCCAACGGCAAGAAGGGCGCCGTGGTCGCCGCCGGCGCCGCCCTCGGGCTCGGCGCCGCCAACGGCATCGTGGCCTTCTTCTCCGCCCTCGGGTCCCAGGTCCAGTAA